A stretch of DNA from Acropora palmata chromosome 12, jaAcrPala1.3, whole genome shotgun sequence:
TGATTCTGTAAGATAAAGTGGAAACAGAACAACTTATTACCTTGTCGTTAAAAActtgatattttgttttctgaaaacaatgcaaacaaACAGTATGAAACATAACATGACCACAATCTACCCCATGCACTGTAATAATCATTATCTTGTAGTGCATCACATCTGCAAAGGCGCTAATTACTACATAATTAGCATAATTCTTTTGCAGGATCTTCAATGCTTCTGACCATACAGCAGGCACCGTTTCACCACCCATGTCGACTTCACACAAGAAAGCCAAGCGGTCATTTCCCTTGTTCtattaaggaaaaaatcaaaacaaaatgtgttAAAACCTCGTGGGAGAGTCTTTTCTGGTCGTTTTTAAAACACTCAGCCATTAATTTTTCCATTCATTCATTAAAAGGTCTGCCTTATATAGCCTTTCGGCGTGCACAGTAAGAAGAGTGCAATGCCCAAATTCTTGCTTTTCCGATGCTTTGTCACGAACATCATGACAATGCAATGTGCACGCTGCAGCTATAAACGGAACCTCTCAACCGGGAGGAAAGGAAAAGTAGgctaaaaattataaaaatacagAATCATAGAGGAAAAAAAGGAGCTCTAGTTTATAATGAAAAGCAGACTAGGACTCTGGCTTAATTAAGGAATAGATgtcaacaagaaaataatgatgtaTAAACTAATTGCgcgaaaaacatttcatttcactccgtttgttttctcttgacCAAATTAAATGTCGTTGATGTTATTATCTTTTCTCTGTCGCGCAATCACTTACACATTGCAGACATTGGTGAAATAACTTACTTCAAACTAATGGCTTTCCAGATAATCAAATATAAGGTTGTGCAAGATCTCCGACTTAAACCCCAATTGAAACGCGGCAGCCCGATAGAAACAGTTTCCATCACCGGGAGGATTAAAAGCAATTTCAAATCCTTCTTCTTCTATCCTCTGCTGAAGTTCAATTCCAATGTCCATCTCCTAACAAAGCCTAAAAAGTACCATTTGCTGTttgcaaaaaatatttctacATTTTGTGATGTTAACCTCGTCTAAGTCTGTActgaaaatgttaaagaaatGCAACTATAACGTTAAAGAAATGCATTGTATTCGAATCTCACTTACCTAACTTAAATTATTTCAGAAGCAAATGTCAGAAAAACACTTTCTATCTCTTCTGATAATTAATTCCGGCTGGAATGAAAAAATCCACCTGTGCAATGAAAAACGCGGTAGGAAAATGGGGTCTTACGTACACTTCTGTCCGAGAGAAACTGGGTTTGAAAACgatcaaaatggcggatggACTCGTGAATAAGTACAATAAAGGTAAGAGATATATTAtactaactttttttttttaatttttcatttttaatattgTGACTCGCATGGCTCGCATGAtgttatgacgtcatatagaCATGTGACCGAGATCAGAGAGCACATGGTTGAAATACGCAAGTGTTGTGATTTTTGGCCGATGTTTGTGAGATTAAAGTTGGGTTTAAAGATGCTACATTGGCGACGAGGATAATTCAGGGTGTTTGGACGACAAGCACGAGGATTCTGTTCAATCAGGAAAGAATTATGGCGACAATAGCGAATTTTGGCGGCGAAATCGAGCAGTTCGAAATGGATGTTGACAAATCGAGTTTGGCGGCAAGATGGCTAGAGTGGAAATCGTCCGCTAGTTATATGATAAAAGCGAAAGGAATCACTTCCCCGGAGCAAAAGGAAGCAACACTTTTACACACCGCCGGAAGGAAGCTACAAAAGGTTTATGAAACTTTGCCAGAGCCAACGGGACTTGCAGAGGATGCTGATGTTTACGACAAGGCGATAGCGAAATTGGACCGATACTTCGCAGGAAATATTAATCAGCCGTTTGAACGACACAAGTTTCGGTCGATGCGCCAGGAAACAGCGGAATCAATCGCCCACTTCGTGTCCCGATTGATGAGACAAGCTGATTTTTGCGGTTTTGGCGGTACAAGAGACACTCAGGTGAGAGACCAACTCATCGAAGGATGTTTGTCGACAAAACTGCGACTAAAGCTTCTTGAAAAAGGTAACGACCTGACCTTAGATGTTGCTCTTAAGATGTCTAGTTGTCATGAATCAGTAACCCAACAGGCAAAGGAAATCCAGCTCGACAATGTCCATAAAATCGA
This window harbors:
- the LOC141859535 gene encoding uncharacterized protein LOC141859535, with the translated sequence MATIANFGGEIEQFEMDVDKSSLAARWLEWKSSASYMIKAKGITSPEQKEATLLHTAGRKLQKVYETLPEPTGLAEDADVYDKAIAKLDRYFAGNINQPFERHKFRSMRQETAESIAHFVSRLMRQADFCGFGGTRDTQVRDQLIEGCLSTKLRLKLLEKGNDLTLDVALKMSSCHESVTQQAKEIQLDNVHKIDIKRGSRVKTGNKPRGPAHRRQPNKTGNEKNCWKCGREGHLSKDDCWPARKEKCRKCGIIRHFAKVCISKDTRQNRVFSVSQRDANVASPVMRNESSEGEIFAINLTPEEEPQVEITVGGQEVNVLIDSGASCNVIDQQLWEQLKQKEAVRQ